The window TATGGGAGAAGTAATGCTTGAAATCAGAAACCCTAATAAAAAATCACTTAGGGTTTCTGACAATATTGATAATAATGCTTTAATAGTTACAGCATTCCAGAAAAGTGATACTGAAGCCGAAGGGTATGAAGATATCGATTATCCTAAAAAACATTTTGATTGCTTTGTAGAGCCGTGCTTTCCCTACACGTTTTTACTTAAAAAGAATAGGGCAAAGCAATATAAGTTCAATATTTTTAGCCCTTCTCCATTAGAAAAAAATAAATGGTATCGTTTTAAAGTCTCTTTAGAAACAAGAATCTGTAAAAACTGTCATTTTATAAGCAGCGATTGGATTTACTTTAAAAGACAATAAAATTGTTTTCAGACAAGCTATAGGTAAGAGTTGTTCAACGGCAAAATGTAACAAAATTTTAATTAAATTTAGGGAGTAAGTATTACTTCAACCTATCCGGATTCTGCTTCAAAAAACTATCCCATCCGGAATAAGACTTGGTATCTGTAATCGTTCCGGAATTAAAATGATGACATACGGCAACGGCAAGACCATCGGAAGCATCTAAATATTTTGTTGGAAATTCCTTCAGCTTAAAAAGATTCTGAAGCATTCCTGCTACCTGCTCTTTGCTGGCATTCCCATTTCCGGTAATGGCCATTTTAATTTTTTTAGGAGAATATTCAGTGATGGGAATATTTCTGTATAGGCTGGCTGCCATAGCAACCCCTTGAGCTCTTCCCAACTTAAGCATACTCTGTACGTTTTTCCCAAAGAATGGGGCTTCAAGTGCTACTTCGTCAGGGTGATACTCGTCAATTAATGCTAATGTCTTTTCAAAAATATATTTTAGCTTGGTCTCATGGTTGGGGTATTTTTTTAGAATCAATTCATGAAGGGCAATCATCTCCATTTTATCTTTTTTAACGGAAATAAGACCAAATCCCATCACGGTTGTTCCGGGATCAATACCTAAAATTATCTTCTCTGCAATCATTGGGATCAAAGATAGGGCTTTCTCATGTTTTAAAGAGTGGGAAAATATAT of the Chryseobacterium capnotolerans genome contains:
- the ruvC gene encoding crossover junction endodeoxyribonuclease RuvC yields the protein MIAEKIILGIDPGTTVMGFGLISVKKDKMEMIALHELILKKYPNHETKLKYIFEKTLALIDEYHPDEVALEAPFFGKNVQSMLKLGRAQGVAMAASLYRNIPITEYSPKKIKMAITGNGNASKEQVAGMLQNLFKLKEFPTKYLDASDGLAVAVCHHFNSGTITDTKSYSGWDSFLKQNPDRLK